The Persephonella sp. KM09-Lau-8 nucleotide sequence TGACACTTCAAGAAAGATTTTTGAGTTTTATAAAAACAACCTTAAAGAGTTTCCGGATAATGAAGTTAGAGCAGATATCCTGATAGGCTATGGCAAGAGACTTACAGAAGTTGAACTTCTAATCAACAATCTCAGTTATGAAGAAATCATACAAAAATTTGACAGGGCAATAGAAATAATAACAGGAGCCTGATATGAAAAGAGTATTATTTGCGCTTATTCCAATGCTTGCTTACGGGCTAACTATAGATGAGGCAGTGGAAAAGGCAATAAAGCAGAACCTTGAGATAAAACAGCAAAAAGTAGAACTGAAAAAAGCTAAAATCCAGTTAAAAGAGGACTACAATCTGTGGGCACCTGAGTTTTTTCTGAACTTTTCCTATACAACTTACAAAGACACCCCTTATACAAAAATTCCTCCTGGCGTTTTACCATTTCCCCTGTCATTCAAACAGACAGACAAAGATTTTAAAAACTTCTCTGCAGGGATAAATTTCCCCATTTTTACAGGATTTGCACGGCCTAACAAGATTTCTATATCAAAACTTGAGATTAAATCTAACAAACAACTACTAAAGGAAACCATTACCCAGATAACAGCACAGACAAAAGCTGCATACCTTGATGCCCTTATGACACAGGCAATTGTTGAAGTTTATAAAAAACAGCTTCAGGCTGTAGAAAAGCACCTATACCGTGTAAAAGAGTTCTATAAAGAAGGTCTGGTAACAAAGGTTGATATCCTTCAAACGCAGGTAAAACTATCTGAGGTGAAAAGGAACCTGAGGAAAGCAGAAGGAAACCTAAAAATAGCAAAAGCAAGGTTGAGAAACATTTTAAATGAAAATATAAATGAAGATTTTGAGCTGCAGCCGGTAAATATAAAAATACCAGAAAACTTAGACCTTCAGGCTTTATACAATTTAGCCCTGAAAAATAGAAATATAATCAAGTCTGTTAGGTTGAAGGAAAAAGAAGTTCAAAAACTGGAAAAAATCCAACTATCCTCATTTTTCCCAAAAATAGCAGCACAGGCTTATTACTTTTATACAGACCAGTATCCATATTTAGACCCAAAGAACAATTATGCCTTATCAATAGGTCTTCAATGGAAATTTCAAGGTATAAAACCTTATTACTCAGCACTGAAAACAAAACTTGAGGCAAAAAAGATAAGATTTCAGTTAAAACAGCTAAAAAACAATATAAAACTTGAGGTGAAAGCTGCCTATGAAAACTTCCAGACAGCAAAGGAAAATCTAAAGGTAGCAGAAGACACCCTTGCGGAAGCAGAGGAGTATTACAAAATGGTGGTTGAGCAGTTTAAAAATCAGCTTGCCTCCACAACCGATGTTCTTGATGCAGAGAGTATGCTTACATCTGCCAGAAAAGGCAGAGAAATTTCTTATTACCAGCTAATAAAAGCCTTCGTAGAACTTCAAAAAGCTGTAGGGGGCAAAATAAATGCGCAATAAGATAGGATTAATCATAATTGTAGTTTTGATAATAGTTTTTGCCTTTGTGGCATTTAAATGGGTGAAACACAGAATTGATTATGCTGTTACAGATGCAGTTTTTGTTGAAAGTGACCAGATGGCTAATCTTTCTTTTTATAGGGCAGAGGGAAAAATCATAAAGTTGTATAAAAATGAAGGAGATACAGTCAAAAAAGGAGAAGTTATCGCCGAGATAGACCCTACAGACTATATAACAAAGCTAAATCAGGTAAAGCACCAGATACAAGCCCTTGAGGCAAAAAAGGCATCCCTTGAGGAAAAACTAAAAAAAACCACCCAGAAAGTATTAATAAAAGAAAAAACAGCCTATCTAACAAAGGAGCAAGCAGAAACCTCCATAAAAGCCCTTGAATATCAGCTAAAGCAGATAAAGGCGAAAATACAGCTTGTTAAAAGGGATGTTGAAAGATTTGAGAGACTTGCAAAAAAGGAATTAATCCCCACAGAAAATATGAAGAAGCCCAGACACAGCTTAAAATATTAATCCAGCAGAAAAAAGCCACTCTCCAGCAGATAGAAAGCCTGAAACTTAACCTTAAAAAAGCTCAGGAAAATATAAAACTGGCAGAAGCAGAAAAGCTAAGCATTCCAGAAATAAAGAAAAATATAGAAAGTCTTCAGAACAAAATTCTGGCACTGCAGCAGCAAAAGAAAGACTTGGAAAATCTAATCTCATACACAAAGCTTGTCTCTCCCTATAATGGCAAAATAGCCAAAAAATTTGTCAGCGAAGGTGAGGTGGTTCCAGCAGGAAGACCAATTTATGCAATTGTTCCAGACAACTCACTTTATATCCTTGTTTTGCTTGAAGAAACAAAATTAGAGGGTATAAAAATAGGTAGCAAAGCAATAATA carries:
- a CDS encoding TolC family protein, encoding MKRVLFALIPMLAYGLTIDEAVEKAIKQNLEIKQQKVELKKAKIQLKEDYNLWAPEFFLNFSYTTYKDTPYTKIPPGVLPFPLSFKQTDKDFKNFSAGINFPIFTGFARPNKISISKLEIKSNKQLLKETITQITAQTKAAYLDALMTQAIVEVYKKQLQAVEKHLYRVKEFYKEGLVTKVDILQTQVKLSEVKRNLRKAEGNLKIAKARLRNILNENINEDFELQPVNIKIPENLDLQALYNLALKNRNIIKSVRLKEKEVQKLEKIQLSSFFPKIAAQAYYFYTDQYPYLDPKNNYALSIGLQWKFQGIKPYYSALKTKLEAKKIRFQLKQLKNNIKLEVKAAYENFQTAKENLKVAEDTLAEAEEYYKMVVEQFKNQLASTTDVLDAESMLTSARKGREISYYQLIKAFVELQKAVGGKINAQ
- a CDS encoding biotin/lipoyl-binding protein; its protein translation is MRNKIGLIIIVVLIIVFAFVAFKWVKHRIDYAVTDAVFVESDQMANLSFYRAEGKIIKLYKNEGDTVKKGEVIAEIDPTDYITKLNQVKHQIQALEAKKASLEEKLKKTTQKVLIKEKTAYLTKEQAETSIKALEYQLKQIKAKIQLVKRDVERFERLAKKELIPTENMKKPRHSLKY
- a CDS encoding HlyD family efflux transporter periplasmic adaptor subunit codes for the protein MKKNIESLQNKILALQQQKKDLENLISYTKLVSPYNGKIAKKFVSEGEVVPAGRPIYAIVPDNSLYILVLLEETKLEGIKIGSKAIIHIDAYPDKEYEGEVFEINPATAAKFALVPRDVTAGEFTKVAQRIPVKIKITKGDISVLKVGLGGEVEIKREK